One Cryobacterium psychrophilum DNA segment encodes these proteins:
- a CDS encoding AAA family ATPase, which translates to MKIKKLRLAGFGPFKSEQFVDFEAFDADGIFLITGKTGAGKSSILDAICFALYGQVPRFSGSEQQLRSDHCAATDPTYVELDFAINDTDYRLLRTPQYERAKKNGSGMTTAAPTAILQIKNRDGWRGIAAKPGAVGQELAAILPLKQDQFLQVILLAQNRFQRFLLAKTEERREVLRNLCGSSRFAQLETDLILRRKGLDDELGAVQRAIAEHAAAAAHQLRLVDGVTNPDLAWFTTALSRLRDELDQAAVHVESAAEALTRAAAEDNDAAETARRQGRRAAAAAKLLVLDEQHRQVTQLRAVLNRAVRAARVWPQIRSSRAAEVNAAAANAGEADARACWLDLRRSTSEHMNAVSTDGPGVAEGVVLQKSIDELLGRLGALGAALLDEEQLPGLDSEVGALAASLVSSTTALAAAEARLDVLPTEIEKLAANHSMVAVAAAGEKQADAERIRVRAALQAAEDVVACQRTADLASDALLERSRENTAAALSYEALLARRFAGHAQELASQLLDGTPCSVCGSPEHPNPATVEAEPVTELDLERSRTVMLERQESLTAAHGLVSAASARLAEVKALASNRGVGELRLEVESAEEVLRAIRGASEQLGRLALELAQHREELASEQAGLVNIRAERDAVAATHGERTANRDLLRARVSAHHAGFASIGAQMNELQRELDAARALHAALALSREREASRDAAVAALRSETDREGFTDEADAVDARLDDARIREVETEVRDYDDALAAARAASTDPELAGLPTEPVDREPFALALQQAGSARDAAFRVHSSLAERTGQLGRLVADVTTQFAASAEVISRHNQVRQLADVVHGEEPNTKRMRLETYVLAAELEQIVAAANTRLRTMTSGRYTLEHDDSAEYRGGQSGLGLAIRDEHTGRARATHSLSGGETFLASLSLALGLAEVVTGQAGGVTLDTLFVDEGFGSLDAETLETAMGTLDALRAGGRTVGLISHVESMKEQVPASLNVVVTDAGPSAIAQENHR; encoded by the coding sequence ATGAAGATCAAGAAACTGAGGCTCGCCGGATTCGGGCCGTTCAAGTCCGAGCAGTTCGTGGACTTCGAGGCCTTCGATGCCGACGGTATCTTCCTCATCACGGGCAAGACCGGCGCCGGCAAGTCCAGCATTCTCGACGCCATCTGTTTTGCGCTCTATGGGCAGGTGCCGCGCTTCTCCGGCAGTGAACAGCAGCTACGGAGCGATCATTGCGCTGCGACCGATCCCACCTACGTTGAACTCGACTTCGCCATCAACGACACCGACTATCGACTGCTGCGTACTCCCCAGTATGAGCGGGCCAAGAAGAACGGCTCCGGCATGACCACCGCCGCGCCCACCGCCATCCTGCAGATCAAAAACCGTGACGGGTGGCGGGGAATCGCGGCGAAGCCGGGTGCCGTCGGCCAGGAACTCGCGGCAATTCTTCCGCTCAAGCAGGACCAGTTCCTGCAGGTGATCCTGCTCGCCCAGAACCGATTCCAGCGCTTTCTCCTGGCCAAGACCGAGGAGCGCCGCGAGGTGCTGCGCAACCTGTGCGGGTCAAGCCGGTTCGCACAACTCGAAACGGACCTCATCCTGAGGCGTAAAGGGCTCGATGACGAGCTGGGTGCCGTACAACGCGCCATCGCCGAGCATGCTGCGGCCGCAGCGCATCAGCTGCGGCTGGTCGATGGCGTGACCAATCCCGACTTGGCCTGGTTCACCACAGCCCTCTCCCGCCTTCGGGACGAACTGGACCAGGCCGCCGTCCACGTCGAGAGTGCTGCTGAGGCGCTGACCCGCGCAGCAGCAGAGGACAATGACGCCGCCGAGACCGCACGCCGCCAGGGCCGACGAGCGGCAGCGGCAGCGAAACTCCTGGTCCTTGACGAACAGCACCGTCAGGTGACCCAGCTTCGTGCGGTGCTGAATCGAGCCGTCCGGGCCGCTCGAGTGTGGCCCCAGATTCGCAGCAGCCGAGCGGCCGAGGTCAACGCCGCCGCCGCAAACGCGGGCGAAGCGGATGCCCGTGCGTGCTGGCTGGACCTGCGTCGGTCGACGAGCGAGCACATGAACGCCGTGTCCACGGACGGGCCGGGAGTCGCCGAAGGCGTGGTCTTGCAGAAGTCGATTGACGAGTTGCTCGGCCGCCTGGGGGCGCTCGGTGCCGCGCTGCTCGATGAGGAGCAGCTCCCCGGGCTCGACAGCGAGGTCGGGGCACTCGCTGCCTCGCTCGTAAGCAGCACGACGGCTTTGGCTGCGGCCGAGGCGCGCCTCGACGTGCTTCCCACGGAGATCGAGAAGCTGGCCGCGAACCACTCGATGGTCGCCGTGGCCGCCGCCGGGGAGAAACAGGCCGATGCCGAGCGAATACGCGTACGCGCGGCGCTCCAGGCCGCGGAAGACGTCGTCGCGTGTCAGCGCACGGCGGATCTAGCGAGCGACGCCCTGCTCGAGCGAAGCCGAGAGAACACCGCCGCCGCGCTCTCGTACGAGGCGCTTCTGGCCCGCAGGTTCGCCGGCCATGCCCAAGAACTGGCCAGCCAGCTTCTCGACGGGACTCCGTGCTCGGTATGCGGGTCACCGGAGCACCCCAACCCGGCAACCGTCGAGGCGGAGCCCGTCACCGAACTCGATCTCGAGCGCTCCCGCACGGTCATGCTTGAGCGGCAGGAGTCGCTGACCGCAGCCCACGGGCTCGTGAGCGCTGCCTCAGCCCGGCTCGCTGAGGTGAAGGCCCTCGCCTCCAACCGAGGCGTGGGGGAGCTGCGGCTCGAGGTTGAGAGCGCGGAAGAGGTTCTCCGCGCAATCCGCGGCGCGTCGGAGCAACTGGGACGCCTGGCGCTCGAGCTCGCGCAGCATCGAGAAGAACTCGCGAGCGAGCAAGCCGGCCTCGTCAATATCCGCGCCGAGCGAGACGCCGTTGCCGCAACCCATGGGGAACGCACGGCCAACCGAGATCTGCTTCGGGCGCGAGTTTCCGCCCACCATGCTGGCTTCGCCAGCATCGGTGCGCAAATGAACGAACTTCAGCGGGAGCTCGACGCCGCGCGAGCGCTGCACGCTGCACTCGCGCTGAGTCGAGAGCGGGAGGCCAGCCGTGATGCCGCCGTCGCTGCTCTCCGCTCCGAAACCGACCGGGAGGGATTCACCGACGAAGCGGATGCCGTTGACGCGCGCCTGGACGACGCTCGCATTCGTGAGGTCGAAACGGAAGTGCGCGACTACGACGATGCGCTGGCTGCTGCGCGGGCGGCCTCCACGGACCCGGAGCTCGCGGGTCTGCCGACCGAGCCCGTCGACCGAGAGCCCTTCGCGCTGGCTCTCCAGCAGGCCGGTTCTGCCCGCGATGCCGCCTTCAGGGTGCACAGTTCGCTCGCCGAGCGAACCGGGCAGCTTGGTCGGCTCGTGGCCGACGTCACAACGCAATTTGCGGCGTCTGCTGAGGTGATCAGTCGACATAATCAGGTGCGCCAACTCGCCGATGTTGTGCACGGGGAGGAGCCGAACACCAAGCGGATGCGGCTCGAAACCTACGTGCTCGCCGCCGAGCTCGAGCAGATCGTGGCAGCGGCCAATACTCGCCTGCGCACCATGACGAGCGGTCGCTACACGCTCGAGCACGACGACTCCGCGGAGTACCGCGGTGGGCAGTCCGGTTTGGGGCTTGCCATTCGAGACGAGCACACCGGACGGGCGCGCGCCACCCACTCACTCTCCGGCGGGGAGACCTTCCTGGCGTCGCTTTCGCTCGCCCTGGGGCTCGCCGAGGTCGTGACCGGCCAGGCCGGTGGGGTGACCCTGGACACGCTGTTCGTT